The Pseudodesulfovibrio sp. S3 genome has a segment encoding these proteins:
- the murI gene encoding glutamate racemase yields the protein MKKEAKLPIGMFDSGVGGLTVLKAVRERMPCEDVIYLGDTARLPYGTKSPQTVTRYGVQCGSELIKRGIKLLVVACNTASAVALDALRAAYPEIPVVGVVDPGARAACAASKNRAIAVIATESTIARGAYQRAIHAIAPTSRIFGHPCPLFVALAEEGWTEGQIPEAVAARYLDPVFKPASGTEHPVIPDTLVLGCTHFPLLASAIRKVVPKQTTIVDSAATTAETVFAELTRLDLIRPENGCGGSLYLTTDDAARFARTGTRFLGTAISEKDVELVDL from the coding sequence ATGAAGAAAGAAGCGAAATTGCCTATCGGCATGTTTGATTCGGGTGTGGGCGGTTTGACCGTGCTCAAGGCCGTGCGCGAGCGTATGCCGTGCGAGGATGTCATCTATCTCGGTGACACGGCCCGACTCCCCTACGGCACCAAATCACCCCAGACCGTCACCCGATATGGAGTGCAGTGCGGATCGGAACTGATCAAGCGCGGTATCAAGTTGCTGGTGGTGGCCTGCAACACGGCCTCTGCCGTGGCCCTGGATGCCTTGCGGGCCGCCTATCCCGAGATTCCGGTTGTCGGCGTGGTCGATCCGGGTGCACGCGCCGCCTGCGCGGCCAGTAAAAACCGGGCCATAGCAGTCATTGCCACGGAATCAACCATCGCTCGAGGTGCCTACCAGCGGGCCATTCATGCCATTGCTCCCACCTCGCGTATATTCGGCCATCCCTGTCCTTTGTTCGTGGCCCTGGCCGAAGAGGGCTGGACCGAGGGCCAGATCCCGGAAGCCGTTGCCGCCCGCTATCTCGACCCGGTTTTCAAGCCGGCCTCGGGTACGGAGCATCCCGTCATCCCCGACACCCTGGTCCTCGGCTGTACCCATTTCCCCTTGCTTGCTTCGGCCATCAGAAAAGTGGTCCCCAAGCAGACCACCATAGTGGATTCCGCCGCCACTACGGCCGAAACCGTGTTTGCGGAATTGACCCGCCTGGATCTGATCAGGCCGGAAAACGGCTGCGGCGGCTCCCTTTATCTGACCACCGACGACGCCGCCCGCTTCGCCCGCACCGGCACCCGCTTCCTGGGGACGGCCATATCTGAAAAAGATGTCGAATTGGTAGATCTTTAA
- a CDS encoding HDOD domain-containing protein, with protein MVQKNPSFETLFIARQPVFRSDETVWGYELLFRSNEENVAVVDNEAQATSSVIADGLALASEGINPDLKILINFPEQLLIEDAGFALPKDRCIIEILENVRAMDEVLDAARRLKDAGYTLAMDDYCGQAELKPFLELADIVKVDILALNANPGCIRSTLASIPEGAMLLAEKVEDVATFNFLKKKKFSLFQGFFFSKPEIIPGKKLSSSIITKLQILSELSKPDLEPARLGEILRSDPSLTYRLFRYINSAGIGLQEKVSSVKRAIDMMGMLQAKQWLRSALIADFNTTPRSGELAYLAVQRAKFLESVCDSSNLDDCVPDSLFMTGLFSLLDAMLGLKMNEILKLLPLEESVEQALMGEGRLHDLLRLVSSYERGQWEETFQRLQKVGLESSQAELVYVQSRNWALKMLGSAHASSADAR; from the coding sequence ATGGTCCAAAAGAATCCTTCCTTTGAAACGCTTTTCATAGCAAGACAGCCGGTTTTTCGTTCGGACGAGACCGTTTGGGGCTATGAGTTGCTGTTCCGTTCCAACGAGGAAAATGTGGCAGTGGTGGACAACGAGGCCCAAGCTACTTCATCCGTCATTGCCGACGGACTGGCCCTGGCTTCGGAAGGTATCAACCCGGACCTCAAAATCCTCATCAATTTTCCGGAACAGCTTCTCATCGAAGATGCTGGTTTTGCCCTGCCCAAGGACCGGTGCATAATCGAGATTCTGGAAAACGTCAGGGCCATGGACGAAGTTCTGGATGCCGCCCGCAGGCTCAAGGATGCCGGCTACACCCTGGCAATGGACGATTATTGTGGGCAGGCCGAACTCAAGCCGTTTCTGGAGTTGGCAGATATCGTCAAGGTGGACATCCTGGCTCTGAATGCCAATCCGGGGTGCATTCGTTCCACCCTCGCTTCAATACCCGAAGGGGCCATGCTCCTGGCCGAGAAAGTGGAGGATGTAGCTACTTTCAACTTTTTAAAAAAGAAGAAATTTTCGCTGTTTCAAGGGTTTTTTTTCAGCAAGCCCGAGATCATTCCCGGGAAAAAGCTGTCTTCCAGTATAATTACCAAGCTTCAGATTTTGAGCGAGTTGTCCAAGCCGGATCTTGAACCCGCCCGGCTGGGAGAAATACTCAGGTCTGACCCGAGTCTGACCTATCGTCTGTTCCGCTACATCAATTCCGCGGGCATTGGTCTTCAAGAGAAGGTCTCGTCGGTCAAGCGGGCCATCGATATGATGGGTATGCTTCAGGCCAAGCAGTGGCTGCGCAGTGCTCTCATAGCCGATTTCAACACCACGCCTCGATCGGGTGAGTTGGCCTATCTGGCCGTACAGCGGGCTAAATTTCTCGAATCCGTCTGCGACAGCTCCAACCTGGACGATTGTGTGCCGGACTCCCTGTTCATGACCGGGCTTTTCTCTTTGCTTGATGCAATGTTGGGTCTCAAGATGAATGAAATCCTGAAACTTCTTCCTCTGGAAGAGTCTGTAGAGCAGGCCTTGATGGGAGAGGGCCGCCTTCATGATCTTCTGCGTCTGGTCAGTAGCTATGAGCGCGGCCAGTGGGAAGAGACCTTCCAGCGTCTCCAGAAGGTCGGACTTGAGTCATCTCAGGCCGAACTTGTGTATGTTCAGTCCCGCAACTGGGCTCTGAAAATGCTCGGAAGCGCTCACGCCTCATCTGCTGATGCCCGGTGA